CAAGttcttgtattttatgtattgAAAGATATAGCACTCATCTAATATGAGTATATGTGCTCAATTAAAGAAACATTAAATTGTCTATTGGATGCCTGAGGTgctgaattttaataaattggCCCAGTCTACAAGAACTTCTTCCCTATCACTTTCAGAGCTTCTTTTACCTCCTTATTTCTCAAGCTATAGATCAGGGGGTTCAACATGGGAATCACCACACCATAAAATATGGAGAGAACTTTCATGTTCTTCTGGGAATTATTAAAACGAGGCTGTAAGTACATGTAAAAGAGGGTTCCATAGAAGATGGTGACTGCTGTCAGATGGGAGGCACACGTGGAGAAGGCTTTTTTCCTCCCTGCGGTAGAAGACATCTTTAGGATAGCAGCCAGGATGTAGATATAGGAGAAGATGACGACCGACACAGTGAACGTCAAGTTAAATCCCACAAACACAGCAGCTAGCATCATGTTGATGTCAGTGTTGGAACATGAAAGGGCCACAATTGGGGGACCATCACAAAAAAAGTGATTGATGGCATGGGACTTGCAAAAGGACAATGAAAAAGTAAAACCTGTGTGTACAGAGGAATTTATTGAACCCACCACATAGGAACCAGCTGCCAGTTGGATGCAAACTCTTCGGGACATGACTGTAGGATAGCGGAGTGGCTTACAGATGGCTACATACCGGTCCACTGCCATAGCAGCCAGGAGGTAACAGTCACTGCTGGCAAATGCTGCATAAACCCACAACTGCACTACACATCCCACGAAtgatattgatttattttctgatatGAAGATTTGCAACATCTTGGGAGTGATTGCAGAAGTATAGCATATATCAACAAAAGCCAAATGTTgtaggaaaaagtacatgggtgttTGAAGTCTGGCATCTGCTTTGATGAGGAGGATCATTCCAATATTACCCATCATGCAGATTACATAGATCAGTAGAAATACGATGAAGAGGACATGGCGAAACCTGTGTTGGGCACCAAATCCCAGAAGAAAGAATCCTGTCACTTCAGTGCTGTTTCCTTGTGTCATGACTGTCAATGTCTAGGAATGTtcaaggaaagaagggagatCTTTGTAGcttctcaaatttaaaatattcttatacaTATCCTTCAGtgtttttgagttgaattttCATGGCAAACATTCAAAAAGGGTTTAttgctttttagattttttttgtatttacttatAATACAAAAAATGATTATTGAGTAAGCAGTTATAGTTTAGCCATGGATCCAATCTTAAAATTAAGACCATTTCCAGAGAAGAAGAGTGACATCTAATGTACATGTTTCAAAGAAACAAACGTGTCCATGCTCTGCAccgtattaagtagatatccaTATTTGTATACATTAGTGTGGATATAGGATAATTGCCTTTTTACAACAACTTATAATTTTTCTCAGCTATTCACCACTTGAAACTTGGTCCAAGCTCTTGATAATAGTAGCCTTAGTTAGAGAGGAATTTTCCATGCCTTATCTTTAAGGTTCATATGTATTTCCAGGCTACTTTCAAGAGTGTCTTTCTTTGTTCTACTATTCTTAGCACATTGAGATGACACTCTTCATAAACCAGATagatttcacatatatatatatttacatatatatatgcatttacataaaattatatatacccaTATATATACTTTTGAGCAATAGTCTTGAATGTCCCATTGTATTGCTTTATTCTTTGCTTATAATCCAGCTGCAAGAAAATCATCCTGCAAAAAATTCTTTGCTATCTTGTAATGTTACTTCTGTACCTGTAATGTCTATAGATGACATGAATTCATCTATGATTTTTCATATTCAGTAAATACTGAATGCTTCTTCTCCAGTGTCTTAGTTCTTAAACCTTGTTCTGTGTTGCTTATCACTGCTCATTGTGGAGCAGTGAGTCATGGACTCTTGTCATGGCACAGATTGGCATGTTGCTCATCAACATATGTCTTTTGTTATGAGCAGAGAACTTCACCAAACTTCTCATCACACTGCAGTAATGTACGGCCAGGAAACCAAGCTCTGCTCAAAAGAACATTAGAAAAGTGATGCATGTTATTTCAAGGCTGAATTGTGCTCCCAAGCCTATCAGAAGCAATTCCAATAAGACTTTCAATTCCCTTTTCTCTTCAGGTGGTAGGTGAATAGTGCATTAGGGAAACTTTGGAAGCCCTATTTTAGATGTGTGAGGTGATTTATAGGATGCTGaggaaatttgaattttggattTACTGCAAATGTTTTTTGCCTGTAAATATATCTCCAATATTGCATGGGACATgcctatagtaaaaaaaaatttctcattgTTCCTCTGAAGTTTAAATTGAACTAGGCATcttgcatttataattaccaagtTGCTGTGGCTCTTTCCTTCAGGTTGCGATATTGAGTCACCAAAGACAGAATGCCCCTGCCAGCAACTTCTTCCTCCAttggatattttttttaacattatgattttattgttattatattaAACTAGAAaacttgtaagtttacagaaaagtcgtATAAAACATTCAACTTTCCCATAAATTTTCCTGTTCTTTAAACATCGCATTAGTGTGGCaccattgttacaattgatgaaaaggatactaaaatattaatgttaactAGAGTCCATCTCTTAGATTAGGTGCATTTTTTCCAACTTgcactaccctattattaacacctattAACAGTATTGTACAttagttataattcatgaaaaaacactCTTATAAATGTACCATTAATCATTGTCCGGTGTTCTCAGTGTTATACATTTTTTTAGTTTGCTACAGCTGTTGGAatgcgatgtaccagaaatggaatggcttttataagggggatttattaagttacaagtttacagttctaaggccttaaaaacatttgaactaaggcatccaaggaaagataccttgactcaagaaaggccagtggcctttggaacacctgtgtcagcttggaaggcatgcagctggtgtctgctggtacTTGGTACCAGTTCTGTTGTTTCCACCTTCTGATTCCAGCGGCTTCCTCTATAAACTTCTGTGGGTACTGACATATCTGGCCTGGGGCAAATTCTGGAGTTCAATTTTTAGCTTCTTTCCAGGTtcaggcttgcttagcatctcaaggaaagatacatggtgacatctgctgggcacTGGCTCCTGTCTAGCCTCTTAGCTCTCCCAGCTAAGAggcatctgcatttccaaacatctgtgtcccaGCATCTAAGCTTtgtctgtcggcactccaagcatctccaaatacctgtatccctctgagctttctccaaaatgtttcccctcttaaaggactccagtaaactaattaaggcctaCCTTAaatgtgtgggtcacatctccgtcaAATCAAACATTTGGGTGtttcatatttccatggaaacaatctattcAAAGTTTTCAGCCTAATCTGTgccaaaagattggattaggaaaagaacatgactttACTGGGCTTACAACATTTTAAACTAGAgaatactgttttattttctaatttttcttctagtaattTACATGatccaaaatttcccctttttaccaCGTTCACAGACAtaattcagagctgttaattacactcacaataatgtgctaccatcaccactgtccatttccaaacattcaaaATCAagctaaacagaaattctgcaaaaATTAAGCATCACTTCCCTAGTCTTTACACCCTTCCAATCatctggtaacctatgttctagatttcaactctatgagtttgcttattatacttagttcatatcaatgaaatcatacagtatttgtccttttgtgtcattTGGACAATTCACATAATGGACACTTCACATAATTTCCTCAAGctacatccatgttgtcacatgtattgggactcattcctttttgcacctgaataatattccatcatatgtatataccacattttgactATCCATTAATTAGTGGATatacttgagttgcttccatctttgagCAATTGAAAAAGACTgctaaaaatatggaatgcttcagaATTTGTTTGTCATTCTTGTACAGAGGTCATGCTAACCATATCTGTACCATTCCAATTTTTCCTAAGTGAACCCCTTACATTGGATTCTATGTGATTGGGAATGACTATTGTGCTAAATCAGTGAGATTTTGGGATTATTCATTAAAACCATCTTGTTTTAACAAACTCATTGCAATTATGCATTGAATGTTCTTAAATTACTTTGAGGCTCCTGTAACAAAAAATTTGTAATATTAAGGTCAAAACCAAATCCTGTGAGTTGTGAGTCtgttgtatgttttatttttattttattttttatttttagtttttggcatgggcaggcactgggaattgaacctgggtctctggtatggcaggcaagaactctgccactaagccatcgtggcccaccctgttgtATGTTTTAGAATGcataattagttaaaaaaaaaaaaagaaaaggaaaggagcatAATTGATGTATTACAATgttatttcttgtacttttccCTTATTGGTGAATATTGTAACATTTGTGAATTTTGGTAGTTATGAAATTTAGTATTTAAAGGAGATCTCTAAACCAAACAGTACCACTGGCAAAAATGGCATTACCAAATTGCAGTGGTATTTGGGGAAGGGGGTGTAGCTGGAAAATATTATGATCAATACTGTTGTCCCATTCAAAGTACttggatatgaaataattaatacAAGCAATAATGCTTTACCCAAATAGTGTTTGAGAATTCTGATTAGTTTGATTAATTGTTGTTTTCAGAATCTGGACTCTCTTCTTGAATATAAATCAGTGGTGCAATTATTTCATCTTTCAGAGGTATTCAAACAAATGTAAACACAAAATCTGCGGAATTGCTTTTGAATATTCCTTCAACCTCTGCCACAGGCTAAGTAATGTAAAAGGTagtgaaaaaaaagaggaaccaTACAAAACACCTGGAAATGCTAGATAAATTATAGCAAGGATGACTGTAAGGTAATATCCTAATTCACAGGCTAGTTGGGAAATTGCTTATCAGCTGCAGAGTGAAAAAGAATCTGCAAACCAGAATGGAGTTTCTGGAATGAGGCTTGGACTGCTGAGGAACTTTTTCCAACACAGGAATTTAAactttggtttgaaatgctaagTGGAGGATGTGGATGATGTCTTGCATACACAGAGTGCATGGACTCAAAGGGTAGACCCTTGAAGGCTTAAAATTTTAGTGAAGAGTATTTTAGAACAAATCTCTGATGGTTTACAAAATGAAGGCAGCAACAATGAAGCACATGTGCATACCCACCCCACAGATCCCTTTTAAATGGCCACATTATTAAACATAGTGGTAGAAACTTTGATAAGGAAAATAGTTCTGAAATTCAAAAAGctcaacaaaaataaatcagttttcagtttagttcaatggtagaattctcaccggccatgcaggagagctgggtttgattcccagtccgtgcacttcccacccccatccccacacccCCCTAAAGAAATCAAACCAACAAatatgctgcaataatgggataggaAAATACACAGCATACACAACATAATGAAGTCAGTTTTGATTATATGAAGCCACATCTCCTTTACAAGATGGTAGAAAAACAAGggttttaaacattttcactGTTAAAAAGTGCGTATTTGgttcaaaagaaaattaagcatCTGATATACTGAAAACAATGTTTAAAGACAATTAAGTCCATTATCATGAGTGGGTTGCATTCAGATTCCTAAAGATAAAGCCAATTTTTAGGTTGCTTTTTTGTGATTGAAGTCAGAGTTAATAGTGTCCAATTGGAGATACAAACCAGATACTGGTTGATTTAATTCAAGGAGATATCTCAACTGTTTTAAGAATCTAGAATCATTTTTATAACTAAGTGGCATTTAATTTAACTCCAGACATATGCCTGTGATTGTACCAGTTGGAGGCCATAATGGCAGGGAAGACATCTCCAAGTTCAAGAAGGGACTTGAGCAAAATCATGGTGATGTCCCACAATCTAAGGAGGAGACGTAAAGGTGACCCACAATTTTATACAATTAGTGTGGTAATGTTTTTATTAGTTTCTACATTAAAGTACAAATGACTTTTATTGTCCCTCTTTcagaaatattctttcttttttttttggctgcatggtctaggaatcgaacccaggtctcctgtatggaaggcaagcattctaccactgaagcacccaTGTACCCTCAGAAATACTCTTAAATAAAGCATCATTGATTCTAGATCTGGTCTCCCTTTACTCCAAACTGTTACATGgttattaaaacaaattatttcattaaaaccTTTATAATGTGCATCGCCAATATTTGAGCCATGGCTATAGGCTTGGAATGTCTCAAGTGTTCCTAACTCACCCCATTTGCAGTTTCCTACTCCATTTCTACTTCTGATTTTCTGTAGGTGAAATGCTGCATAGACCTGAAGATAAACTTCCTGATGAATTTCTCCAACACCCGTTCTTATATTTTCCTTCCACAATCTACAGAAATGCATGTcttcttagggaaaaaaaaatcaatagtgttgcatttttaaagttattttcattttagtatgTTCCATTCTAAATCTGCTGCAGGAAAGTGGATTCCAGGGTGTTATTTTTGCATCTCTTACAAACAAATGGTTTATTTTGAGGGCTGTGATACTAAGCCTTATTCCCCAGAAAATTGCAGACTCTTGAGTTGACTTGGGTGCATAGAATTGAGATTCCCAGTAgagacctttttaaaaaaaattcaagtttttTCATTTGGGAATCTCAGTTGTTTTCATCTGTGAGCTTAGGGACCATCTCTGTGAATTCTGAAGCCACGGCTTAAAATTCTGTATCTTCTACTTCCTCtaaacttctgtttcctcatttggaaaataggTCCAGTGACACCAGATGTGGATGCCTTTGTGTGTTATAAAGGCAATGAAGGAATGTGTACACATGTACAGTTTGAACTTGAGGAGCTTTGCAAATCAGAAGGATTATCATTGTTAGGATTGTCTACATCTGATGCCCCACTTTTGCTGCTACAGCTGTTGTCCTTTCCACATACTTCAAATATTTCCAAAGCGTAACACATCCAAGACCTCAAGTGAAGCTGTGTCCCCAGTAACAGTGAAGAAAGATATACACATGCTTCTAACTTGGTTTAATCCATGCCTCAACTTTGTTAACCCCCTGGCAGTCATTAGCAGGAGTAAATTCACAGGCATTACCCTGTAGATCTTAATCATCTGATTGGAGAGCTCTTTAAGTATCCTGTTTTACCTCAGATGCCTAGTGACTCCATCGATTTGAATCTCTTCTCTCCCACGGAAGAGTAGCCCTGGCAAGGAGTCTGGCTGAACACTAAAAGCTCATCTTAAATTCATGGTTTACTTTCTCTTCGATTGGAGTTAGTGAGTTCCTATCTTTATCATGAAGAGTGATACGGCTGTGTTCCCTGACCTTCTTTccagggggatggaactgttgGTAACACTCTATGGCAAAGGAATTTATAGCATGGAATCTCAGAGTCATTAtgtctggattcaaatcctggctccattGTTTATTAAATGAGTGAACACTTGCCAGTTATTGGAACTTTTGTGGACTTCAGAAATTAGGTTTCATGGGTTTAAGGATTGAATCACTCATTTGCTCATTTAATTAATCTTTATTGAATTACTTACTACATTTGAATTTGTTCCCTGAATAACTATTTTGATCATTTGAAGCTAttaggtactccagaaaagccatgctctatAATTCTCATTAAATATTGATGGATgggatatcttttttattttttccatggatatgtgatccaccctattgtgggtggtaacttttgattagatgacatAAGGGAAAGATACATTTGTAGAGTCTCTTCTGTTCAGCTGATATTGCCATTGTGTACAACTGATGCTGCCATTGATTgcgtgaccttggtaagaaacagttgaaatgtgcactgTAGCTGGGTGGACTGCTCTCCTCTCAGAAGAAGGTGCACTTTCATAAAGATATCTAGGCCCCAGGAAGCTCTTCTTGGTCCCTAgacagttcccagaggaccaaactgggcctggTCATATAAGCTAATTGAAATTCAGTCACTATtgtgtgaagatatcataaaaactacatgcaagcagttagaaaactagaagaagaaggagagaggagaatcttatgaaaaagagagagaatctcatcagaatcttatccAGGAAAAGAATGCTTTGCCATAGATTTTTTACTAGGGAGACTCTGAATGTTGTTTCTaagtttgctgtggatttttactgatgaaaattagtaaaatattttgCTGCTTTGAGATttcccagcacttctcttcaggtatTGGTGACATCCTGTCTGGTGATGCAACGAtaccttatttttgaaagctgttttaattactttcctaataatctgtttttatatcactgaagtctgtgttgtccatgaATACAAGCcaataaattaagtggccacaattATCACGTTGCCTTTTGTGTGAcagatggtttccacggagaagTGACACCACCTATTTAAGGTGTGGTTGATTAAtggggaaccattctggaaaaagcttcaaagccactagagccaccagaaccacctgaaccaacagagcccaggcAACCAGAAACCTCTGGGAGAGCTTCCCTGAaactagaagctgggagaggaagttaggagatgttgccatgtgcactcccagctgagagagaaaccctgaatttcatcagccttttttgagtgaaggtaacttcttgttggtgccttagactggacatcttcatggtcttacaactgtaaacctgcaacttaatatattcccttcGTAAAAGCCATTTTgattcaggtatattgcattccagcagattgcaaactagaacatctatgATGTACCAGGCATCGTTCCACTTGCACTTTGAATGGCTGAATGTTGACTGTACTAGAATGCAATCCAGGCTGAACCTGAATGCAGTAATCAGAGTTGGTCAAGTCATATCGCATCAACCATCCCACCATGTTTTACTACTTACTGTTCATAGTCAGTCTTTCCACAATCCTAAGCATGCCTAAATCGgaattaaatttccatttaaaactaATGAACTCTGGCTTTTCTTCCCTAGGAACGTTTGCTCCACTTGTTAAGCTTCTACATGTAGTGTTACTTGAATGCCTCTCTAAGGCCcagttaattctgtttctctttcataTGCTCCCTACTCACCATCCCCTTTGTCACTGTcttagattattttaaatttgaagtttCAGGTTAGATTTACAGCAGTGATCTCCTGAAGGCCTTCTCACAAGTCTTGCCATTGTACCACAATGCATATCTTGTATTGTGTCTTCCTGGACTAATTTTACTCAGAGACTTCCATGTCTTTAGGATAAAGTTCAAACTCGTTGGCTCAGCACACAAGGTCCTTCACAATTTGTCCACTGCTGTATGCCCTTGCTTTACCAAAGGTAACTCTGACACTCTTTAAGGGCATACTGTCTCCTGGAAACCCAACTGAATCACTCTGCCTCCTGTCTCCATCCACTTCCTTCCATCCACATTTCTTCTGATTAATTCATCCTCAATCTTTTCCTCTTGTCTCAGGGAAATGTCCATCTGTTACTTCTCCACAGCTCTTGTGGCAgagctcttccctcttttttctcaTCATCAATGAAGCTGTGAATGAATCTATATATTTTCCCTATGTCCTAGTTATTACTGTGAATCACTATTTATTCTCCATGGGAAGTTCTTTGAAGGCAAGCATACTTATTTGTTTTGTTGAGTGGTGTGCTGAGGATAGCGTTTGATATCAGGAAGCATTCAATTCattatgaaatgaatgaaaaaatgtgaaTGAAGGGGCAGGAACTCTGATAGGGTAATTTATCCCTTCTAATTTTTGGTGATAACAAATGACATCATAAAAATTTTAAGCAACACTAATAATTTTAGTACTGTTTATTGTGGGCCTTGACATTTTAAGGTCCTATCACACAGGCTGCTTTGTTTATCCTAGACCACCATCCTCTAGGTAGATACTGTTATTATTCtgattttacagataagggaactgaggctcagagagccaAAGTGACTTGGCTATGGCCATACTGATAGTACAGGAGGAAGGTGGGATTGAACTAAGTGAGTTTGAATTCAGATATAAGCTCTTGGTCACCAGGCTGAGCCAAAACAAAAGACTTATAAGAGCCAAAATGAAAAAATCTTCAGTCATCTGGAGGAAAAGCATAAATTCAGTAATGCAATAGTGTTCTATGATGGTGCAAACATCATTGTTGAGTCCcttctgtgtgccagacactgttctatgCACTGGGAACACACAGGAAACAGCAAGCAAAGGGTGTGACTCTCATGGATATTTTCATTCTAGTGTGTTCTGCAGAAAAGTCTATAGACAAAGCAACCCATCCACGTGCAAAATAGTTTATGAGAGTCATAAGTGCTATAGAGGTAATAAAATACTGTGGCATGATGGTGCCTGAGGAAAGGCAAAACCTTGGTCAGGCAAGACCTCTCTACATAAATGGCATTTGGTCTGAGATATAAAGGATGAGAAACATCCAGCCATGCAAAGATCACTGAGAACATCAATGACTGAAGAAAGAGAGGGTGCAGAATCTTTAAGGTGGAAACTGGATTGAGCTTGGCTTGTTTGTGTGTTGCAAGGACAAGAAAGCAGGCTGGAGGGACTGGAGGACATCTTCCACATTAGGTCAGAGACCCAGTAAAGGTATTATCACTGGGGGCCTTTGGGTTTCTTTGTGAGGACTTTGGACTTTGTATGAAGAGGATAGGGAACCATTTTAGGGCGAGTAATGGAGGTGGCAGGGTCTGCCTTAGGTTACTCATGCTGCTGTTTGGAGTCGAGATTATAAGAGAAAACATGGAATTTGGGATGTCATTCAAAAGGCTCAACCACAAATCCAGGAGAGAGGTAATGGGAGCTTGGATTAGGGAAGCATAAGGA
This region of Tamandua tetradactyla isolate mTamTet1 chromosome 9, mTamTet1.pri, whole genome shotgun sequence genomic DNA includes:
- the LOC143645958 gene encoding olfactory receptor 5AK3-like, producing MTQGNSTEVTGFFLLGFGAQHRFRHVLFIVFLLIYVICMMGNIGMILLIKADARLQTPMYFFLQHLAFVDICYTSAITPKMLQIFISENKSISFVGCVVQLWVYAAFASSDCYLLAAMAVDRYVAICKPLRYPTVMSRRVCIQLAAGSYVVGSINSSVHTGFTFSLSFCKSHAINHFFCDGPPIVALSCSNTDINMMLAAVFVGFNLTFTVSVVIFSYIYILAAILKMSSTAGRKKAFSTCASHLTAVTIFYGTLFYMYLQPRFNNSQKNMKVLSIFYGVVIPMLNPLIYSLRNKEVKEALKVIGKKFL